A window of Spodoptera frugiperda isolate SF20-4 chromosome 17, AGI-APGP_CSIRO_Sfru_2.0, whole genome shotgun sequence contains these coding sequences:
- the LOC118276990 gene encoding proton-coupled amino acid transporter-like protein pathetic yields MTPPKDNTQDQDHQKKRTQERSGADPESDSQAAGPSGRTTPRSGTTNAPTTSSAAPSNETPGQPPDRQTSTTTLTRVTPRSPDNRSIASAPLLDPGPARDVASVAGSSVYSTELAAYSGLPRNSDPSGFPSRQTGASRYISTVQNTRTSSFSHRSISQLEYVQRRQEDLSRGRIQLDEGRNRSPSLYTLDRELRNYIKDRESTSYQHYPGTERAVFDYVSMERTDMYSTNLIESTAHLIKGSVGAGVLTMHEAYMIGGMWTSVAATIFFGLLIAYTMYMLIRSAQKMYGRLRISKLSYPDLAEAAAATAPWAGVRKYSKLFRYVVDCTIFLEMCGTCCIYQLIIAFTLKQMTEGFLNSFDTAISSELLADLRFYIMMSAPLLIPLCLIRSIKFLAPFSMLADIFVAICVMTTLYYSLISYTDDITDRPAWKDLLGFVKMCAISFYSTSGICVALPVENHMRRPRQFTHALKYATVIVILLTVFTGVFGYWAWGEECKSPITVHMPLDTFTTTLQSLLVLMLSTTFAVQFWVPFRIVWHYIMKNYKRKQAIWERFYRLVMAIVVTFISMVFPYLIPVVVFCGQFCLGFIGLVFPAFIELLVDWEEQLYSKKAKDIFVKKTKNIGLVLLGLTLSLSSVYFAST; encoded by the exons ATGACTCCGCCCAAAGATAACACACAGGACCAAGATCATCAAAAGAAACGAACACAAGAAAGATCT GGAGCTGATCCTGAATCAGATTCTCAAGCAGCGGGCCCTTCTGGAAGAACAACCCCTAGATCAGGAACGACGAATGCACCCACAACTTCATCAGCTGCACCGTCAAACGAAACGCCAGGTCAGCCACCTGACCGTCAAACTTCAACCACAACCCTCACTAGAGTCACGCCAAGATCACCAGATAACCGATCAATAGCCAGTGCACCTCTACTAGACCCTGGACCCGCAAGAGACGTCGCTTCAGTAGCTGGATCCTCAGTCTACAGTACTGAACTAGCAGCATACAGTGGCCTCCCCAGGAATTCTGATCCGTCTGGATTTCCAAGCAGACAAACAGGTGCATCAAGATACATATCAACGGTCCAAAATACTCGTACATCGTCTTTTTCACATCGAAGTATTAGTCAATTAGAATATGTACAGAGAAGACAAGAAGATTTAAGCAGGGGACGTATTCAGTTGGACGAGGGT AGAAACCGGTCGCCTAGCTTGTATACTTTGGATAGAGAATTGAGGAATTACATAAAAGACCGAGAGAGCACCTCGTATCAGCACTATCCTGGTACTGAAAGAGCTGTTTTCGATTATGTCTCCATGGAAAGGACCGACATGTACAGTACTAA tctAATTGAGTCAACTGCTCATTTGATCAAGGGCAGTGTCGGTGCGGGAGTGTTGACGATGCACGAAGCATACATGATTGGGGGAATGTGGACTTCAGTGGCTGCTACGATATTCTTCGGACTACTGATAGCATACACCATGTAT ATGTTAATAAGATCAGCACAAAAAATGTATGGTAGGTTAAGGATATCGAAACTGTCGTACCCTGATTTGGCTGAAGCTGCTGCAGCGACTGCCCCCTGGGCTGGTGTCAGGAAATACAGCAAATTATTTAG GTATGTAGTCGACTGCACAATATTTCTGGAAATGTGTGGAACTTGTTGTATTTACCAACTCATTATTGCGTTCACATTAAAACAG ATGACTGAAGGTTTCCTCAATTCATTTGATACTGCTATATCGTCCGAGCTGCTGGCTGATCTACGATTTTACATAATGATGAGTGCCCCACTCTTAATTCCTTTGTGTCTCATCAGGAGTATTAAGTTTTTGGCACCGTTTTCTATGTTAGCGGATATTTTTGTTG caATTTGTGTAATGACTACGTTGTACTACAGTCTAATATCATATACTGACGATATCACTGACAGGCCAGCCTGGAAAGATCTCCTCGGTTTTGTGAAAATGTGTGCTATAAGCTTTTACAGTACCTCCGGCATATGTGTTGCCCTGCCTGTTGAGAATCACATGAGGAGACCACGGCAATTTACTCATGCACTAAAATATG CAACGGTAATAGTGATACTTTTAACGGTTTTCACTGGAGTGTTCGGCTACTGGGCTTGGGGCGAAGAATGTAAGAGTCCAATCACAGTGCACATGCCACTGGAtac aTTCACGACAACACTTCAATCCCTTCTTGTGTTAATGCTGAGCACTACATTTGCTGTACAATTTTGGGTGCCCTTTAGAATAGTTTGGCACTATATCATGAAGAATTACAAAAG aaaACAAGCCATATGGGAAAGATTTTACCGTCTAGTGATGGCTATCGTAGTGACGTTTATTTCCATGGTATTTCCTTATCTGATTCCAGTTGTGGTTTTC TGCGGACAATTCTGTTTGGGTTTCATTGGACTAGTGTTCCCAGCGTTTATAGAACTCTTGGTGGATTGGGAAGAACAGCTTTATTCTAAAAAAGCcaa agacatttttgttaaaaaaaccaAGAACATTGGTCTCGTTCTATTAGGCTTAACACTCAGTTTATCTTCTGTTTATTTTGCATCCACTTAA